In the genome of Candidatus Methylomirabilota bacterium, one region contains:
- a CDS encoding electron transfer flavoprotein subunit alpha/FixB family protein — protein sequence MGAIVTYAEHRDGKLRRPSLEAVSEARRLAEPLKASIHAVLVGSGIEGLASELGTHGADVIQVFDQAELGAYATEPYARAVAQVVAAEKPAVVLVPYTAMGRDLAPRVAARVGAGLVSDCVALTVKDGRLEARRPMYAGKAYATVRWEGEPQMATLRPNVFPVGPADTARKAEVKKETVDTSARAKVTAVHATASGKVELTEAQIIVSGGRGLKGPENFHLVESLAAALGAAVGASRAVVDAGWVDHQYQVGQTGKTVSPTLYVACGISGAIQHLAGMSSSRYIVAINKDADAPIFKVANYGVVGDLFELLPKLT from the coding sequence ATGGGCGCGATCGTCACCTATGCCGAGCACCGCGACGGGAAGCTGCGGCGGCCATCGCTCGAGGCCGTCTCCGAAGCGCGCCGCCTGGCCGAGCCGCTCAAGGCCTCCATCCACGCCGTCCTCGTCGGTTCCGGGATCGAGGGCCTCGCCTCGGAGCTGGGTACGCACGGCGCCGACGTGATCCAGGTCTTCGACCAGGCCGAGCTGGGCGCCTATGCGACCGAGCCCTACGCGCGCGCGGTGGCCCAGGTCGTCGCCGCCGAGAAGCCCGCCGTCGTACTCGTGCCCTACACGGCGATGGGCCGGGACCTCGCTCCGCGCGTCGCCGCGCGGGTCGGAGCCGGCCTCGTGTCGGACTGCGTCGCCCTGACCGTGAAGGACGGCCGGCTCGAAGCGCGCCGGCCCATGTACGCGGGCAAGGCCTACGCCACGGTTCGCTGGGAAGGCGAACCACAGATGGCCACCCTCCGTCCCAACGTCTTCCCGGTGGGCCCGGCGGATACGGCCCGCAAAGCGGAGGTGAAGAAGGAGACGGTGGACACGTCGGCGCGGGCGAAAGTCACGGCCGTCCATGCCACCGCTTCGGGCAAGGTGGAGCTGACCGAGGCGCAGATCATCGTGTCCGGCGGTCGGGGCCTGAAGGGACCGGAGAACTTCCACCTGGTCGAAAGCCTCGCCGCCGCGTTGGGGGCGGCGGTGGGCGCGTCGCGTGCGGTCGTGGACGCGGGCTGGGTCGATCACCAGTATCAGGTGGGGCAGACGGGCAAGACCGTCTCGCCCACGCTCTACGTCGCCTGTGGGATCAGCGGGGCCATCCAGCACCTGGCCGGGATGTCGTCGTCCAGGTACATCGTGGCGATCAACAAGGACGCCGACGCGCCCATCTTCAAGGTGGCCAACTACGGTGTGGTCGGGGACCTGTTCGAGCTGCTGCCGAAGCTCACCGA
- a CDS encoding electron transfer flavoprotein subunit beta/FixA family protein: MKIAVCIKQVPDTETRIRIAPDGQSILESDVNWIVSPYDEFAIEEALKIKEAKGGEVVLVSLGPDRVQSALRSGLAMGADSALHLKDPLFDQTDTLGTAWALATALKPMAPDLIFMGQQGVGGDNAQVPGLVAEILDLPQVTTVVKVEIQDGKATVEREIEGAHETWDVTLPAVLSAQKGLNEPRYASLKGIMAAKKKLIETKGAADLGLTAEQLAPKTKVVALELPPSRSAVKMIEGDADTQVQELLRLLHEEAKVI; the protein is encoded by the coding sequence ATGAAAATCGCGGTTTGCATCAAGCAGGTGCCGGATACCGAGACCCGCATCCGCATCGCCCCCGACGGCCAGAGCATCCTGGAGAGCGACGTCAACTGGATCGTCTCTCCCTATGACGAGTTCGCCATCGAGGAAGCGCTGAAGATCAAGGAGGCCAAGGGCGGCGAGGTCGTGCTCGTCAGCCTCGGCCCCGACCGCGTTCAGTCCGCGCTGCGCAGCGGCCTCGCCATGGGCGCCGATTCCGCCCTCCACCTGAAGGACCCGCTGTTCGACCAGACGGACACCCTGGGCACGGCGTGGGCCCTGGCCACCGCCCTCAAGCCCATGGCGCCCGACCTGATCTTCATGGGCCAGCAGGGCGTGGGGGGCGACAACGCGCAGGTGCCGGGCCTGGTAGCGGAGATCCTCGACCTGCCGCAGGTGACGACCGTCGTGAAGGTGGAGATCCAGGACGGCAAGGCCACCGTCGAGCGCGAGATCGAGGGCGCCCATGAGACCTGGGACGTGACGCTGCCGGCGGTGCTCTCGGCGCAGAAGGGCCTCAATGAGCCCCGGTACGCGAGCCTCAAGGGCATCATGGCCGCCAAGAAGAAGCTGATCGAGACCAAGGGGGCCGCCGATCTCGGCCTCACCGCGGAGCAACTCGCGCCCAAGACGAAGGTGGTGGCGCTCGAGCTGCCGCCTTCGCGCTCGGCGGTGAAGATGATCGAGGGTGACGCCGACACGCAGGTCCAGGAGCTGCTGCGGTTGCTGCACGAGGAGGCAAAGGTCATCTGA